From the genome of Rhizobium binae, one region includes:
- a CDS encoding HlyD family secretion protein translates to MSSNQKSNVARIVSEKAESEEVKAQGVTVVEAPTAEALEKPSAPAQSAPASVAAPAAAKKRRSPVLPIVVLALLAGGGWYGYEWWTNGRFMVSTDDAYIEGDIATISPKVTGYVAKVNVVANQEVKAGDVLATLDSGDYQNALDQAQAQIATEKLSLQRIDAQIEGANASLAQAQAQKVALEAAVRGAEITQKRQSDLQAKSVGTAADLDNANIALDQAKANLAGGSANITAAQANITILQAQRKEAEGSVRALEISRDKAARDLSFTVLKAPYDGIVGNRSVQEGDLVSPGQRLMALVPVHELYIDANFKETQIQHLVAGSKVNIHVDAYSDHPIVGTVESISPASGSVFSLLPPENATGNFTKVIQRVPVRIALPQDALDSGRLRAGLSVVVDVDTRTAPSK, encoded by the coding sequence ATGTCGAGCAATCAGAAAAGCAACGTCGCGCGTATCGTCAGCGAAAAGGCCGAGTCCGAAGAGGTCAAGGCCCAAGGCGTGACCGTTGTTGAGGCTCCGACGGCGGAAGCCTTGGAAAAACCGTCTGCCCCTGCGCAGTCGGCGCCGGCTTCGGTCGCCGCACCCGCGGCCGCCAAAAAGCGCCGCAGCCCGGTGCTGCCGATCGTCGTGCTTGCTCTTCTGGCGGGCGGCGGCTGGTATGGTTACGAATGGTGGACGAACGGCCGCTTCATGGTGTCGACGGATGACGCCTATATCGAGGGCGATATTGCAACGATTTCGCCAAAGGTCACTGGCTACGTCGCGAAGGTGAATGTGGTCGCCAACCAGGAAGTCAAAGCGGGCGACGTGCTTGCCACGCTTGATAGTGGCGATTATCAGAACGCCCTCGATCAGGCGCAGGCCCAGATCGCCACCGAAAAACTTTCGCTGCAGCGCATCGACGCGCAGATCGAAGGCGCCAATGCAAGCCTCGCACAGGCGCAGGCGCAGAAGGTGGCACTCGAAGCGGCCGTTCGCGGCGCCGAGATCACCCAGAAGCGCCAGAGCGACCTTCAGGCGAAGTCGGTCGGCACCGCAGCCGATCTCGACAATGCCAATATCGCCCTCGACCAGGCCAAGGCCAATCTTGCCGGCGGCAGCGCCAACATCACCGCTGCGCAGGCCAATATCACGATTCTTCAGGCCCAGCGCAAGGAAGCCGAAGGCTCGGTCCGGGCGCTGGAAATCTCGCGCGACAAGGCCGCCCGCGATCTCTCCTTCACCGTGCTCAAGGCGCCTTATGACGGCATCGTCGGTAATCGTTCGGTCCAGGAAGGCGATCTCGTCTCGCCCGGCCAGCGGCTGATGGCGCTCGTTCCGGTGCATGAGCTCTATATCGACGCCAACTTCAAGGAAACGCAGATCCAGCATCTCGTTGCCGGCTCGAAGGTCAACATCCATGTCGACGCCTATAGCGACCATCCCATCGTCGGCACCGTCGAATCGATCTCGCCGGCGTCCGGCTCAGTCTTCTCCCTGCTGCCGCCGGAAAATGCGACCGGCAACTTCACCAAGGTGATCCAGCGCGTGCCGGTGCGCATCGCGCTGCCGCAGGATGCGCTCGACAGCGGTCGTCTGCGCGCGGGCCTCAGCGTCGTCGTCGACGTCGATACCCGCACGGCGCCGAGCAAGTAG
- a CDS encoding TetR/AcrR family transcriptional regulator — MTLKPDHAAVFHPPVGGGRFAAGEDPAKRQQILAGAKRVFMKMGFDAASMNDVTREAGVSKGTLYVYFTNKEELFSAMIEAERAAFVDAVRTALAEHDDPEAGLYEFGISFVTHMTDEKVIKAMRTVLGVRDRMPVLCQRFFKGPVNLRTIMRDFLERHVAEGTLKIDDIDLAAGQFLDLASGSFFKLRLFGSMEEPPSREEIDRVICGAIRVFMAAYGARRHEAG; from the coding sequence ATGACCCTGAAACCCGACCATGCCGCCGTCTTTCACCCTCCCGTTGGCGGAGGCCGGTTTGCTGCAGGCGAAGATCCGGCAAAGCGCCAGCAGATCCTCGCCGGCGCCAAACGTGTCTTCATGAAGATGGGTTTCGACGCCGCCAGCATGAATGACGTGACACGTGAGGCCGGCGTCTCCAAGGGAACGCTCTACGTTTATTTCACCAACAAGGAAGAACTGTTTTCGGCAATGATCGAAGCCGAGCGCGCCGCTTTCGTGGATGCGGTGCGCACTGCGCTTGCCGAGCATGACGATCCCGAAGCCGGCCTGTACGAATTCGGGATAAGCTTCGTCACCCACATGACCGACGAAAAAGTCATCAAGGCAATGCGCACCGTTCTTGGCGTTCGCGACCGCATGCCGGTGCTCTGTCAGCGCTTCTTCAAGGGGCCGGTGAACCTGCGTACGATCATGCGCGATTTCCTCGAACGGCACGTCGCCGAAGGCACGCTTAAGATCGACGACATCGATCTGGCCGCCGGCCAGTTCCTCGATCTCGCCAGCGGCAGTTTCTTCAAGCTCCGCCTGTTCGGAAGCATGGAAGAGCCGCCGTCCCGCGAGGAAATCGACCGCGTCATCTGCGGCGCGATCCGGGTGTTCATGGCCGCCTACGGCGCCCGCCGGCACGAAGCCGGCTGA
- a CDS encoding AraC family transcriptional regulator: protein MSAIARAIWFIESHFDSDLSLEQISEAAGLSRCHLSRVFGLVTGHSISGYIRGRRLSRAVPALVGASTTILEVALCAGYSSHEAFTRAFRDQFGLTPDAVRRQGHARNLVLLEPIRMDPAHPNDLEPPRFETLQPMLLAGLQEIYPYGGNAAIPSLWQKFNAHFGHITGQKANVAYGVCTHIDGEAEKFRYMAAVEVSDAGDLPADFGTLKLPGQRYVIFTHRGHVSGIPATMHRIFGTWWPISGLEHGDTPDMFERYDERFDPYTGMGVTEIWLPIRA from the coding sequence ATGAGCGCCATCGCACGGGCGATCTGGTTCATCGAGAGCCATTTCGACAGCGATCTATCGCTGGAACAGATATCGGAGGCAGCCGGATTGTCGCGCTGTCATCTGTCGCGCGTCTTCGGGCTCGTTACCGGCCATTCGATCAGCGGCTATATCAGAGGGCGTCGCCTCAGCCGTGCGGTGCCCGCGCTCGTCGGCGCTTCAACCACCATTCTCGAGGTTGCGCTTTGCGCGGGCTACAGCTCGCACGAGGCTTTCACCCGTGCCTTCCGCGACCAGTTCGGCCTGACCCCGGATGCGGTGCGCCGGCAGGGGCACGCCCGTAACCTTGTCTTGCTGGAGCCGATCAGAATGGACCCCGCCCACCCCAACGACCTCGAACCGCCCCGCTTCGAAACCCTGCAGCCGATGCTCCTCGCCGGTCTGCAGGAGATCTATCCGTATGGCGGCAATGCCGCCATCCCGTCTCTCTGGCAGAAGTTCAATGCCCATTTCGGCCATATCACCGGCCAGAAGGCGAATGTCGCCTACGGCGTCTGTACCCATATCGACGGCGAGGCGGAAAAATTCCGCTATATGGCCGCGGTCGAAGTCTCCGACGCCGGCGATCTGCCGGCCGATTTTGGGACGCTCAAGCTTCCGGGCCAGCGTTATGTTATCTTCACCCATCGCGGTCATGTCTCCGGTATTCCCGCGACTATGCACCGGATTTTCGGCACATGGTGGCCGATCTCCGGCCTCGAACACGGCGACACACCCGATATGTTCGAGCGCTATGACGAACGCTTCGACCCCTATACCGGCATGGGCGTCACCGAAATCTGGTTGCCGATCAGAGCATGA
- a CDS encoding TerC family protein — MQDIMTLIQDPAAWVALITLVVMEVVLGIDNLIFISILTNKLPPEHREKARKIGIGLALIMRLALLGTVAWIVQLTEPLFEAFGHGFSWKDLILIAGGLFLVWKATKEIHHSVDPVDHQEDFIATSATTGFASAIGQILLLDLVFSVDSIITAVGMTPHLPIMVIAVIAAVTVMLVAATPLANFIERNPTIVMLALAFLLMIGTTLIAEGMGFHVPKGYVYAAMAFSALVEVLNIFARNARKRKREGAL, encoded by the coding sequence ATGCAGGACATCATGACGCTCATTCAGGATCCGGCCGCCTGGGTGGCGCTCATCACGCTGGTGGTGATGGAAGTCGTTCTCGGGATCGACAACCTGATCTTCATTTCCATTTTGACCAACAAACTGCCGCCCGAACACCGGGAAAAGGCCCGCAAGATCGGCATCGGCCTTGCGCTGATCATGCGTCTTGCCTTGCTCGGCACGGTCGCCTGGATCGTCCAGTTGACCGAACCGCTGTTCGAAGCCTTCGGACACGGCTTCTCCTGGAAGGATCTGATCCTCATCGCCGGCGGCCTGTTTCTCGTCTGGAAGGCCACCAAGGAAATTCACCACAGCGTCGATCCGGTCGACCATCAGGAGGATTTCATCGCGACATCGGCCACAACAGGCTTTGCATCGGCGATCGGCCAGATCCTGCTGCTCGACCTCGTCTTCTCCGTCGACAGCATCATCACCGCCGTCGGCATGACGCCGCATTTGCCGATCATGGTGATCGCCGTCATCGCCGCCGTCACCGTCATGCTGGTCGCCGCCACCCCGCTTGCCAACTTCATCGAGCGGAACCCGACGATCGTCATGCTGGCGCTCGCCTTCCTGCTGATGATCGGCACGACGCTGATCGCCGAAGGCATGGGTTTCCACGTGCCGAAGGGTTACGTCTATGCCGCCATGGCCTTCTCGGCGCTGGTCGAGGTGCTGAACATTTTCGCGCGCAATGCCCGCAAGCGCAAACGCGAAGGCGCTCTCTGA
- the gltX gene encoding glutamate--tRNA ligase → MTVSGTATGVRVRIAPSPTGEPHVGTAYIALFNYLFAKKHGGEFILRIEDTDAARSTPEFETKVLDALKWCGLEWKEGPDIGGPYGPYRQSDRKPMYQPYAQELLDKGHAFRCFCTPERLEQMREAQRAAGKPPKYDGRCLGLTAEEVTSRMAAGETTVIRMKIPAEGSCDFTDGVYGDVSIPWDSVDMQVLIKADGMPTYHMANVIDDHLMKITHVARGEEWLASVPKHILLYRYFGWDQPVFMHLSLMRNADKSKLSKRKNPTSISYYSALGYIPEALMNFLGLFFIQIAEGEELLTIDELSEKFDPENLSKAGAIFDIQKLDWLNGRWIREKLSEEEFQARVLTWAMENDRLKAGLRLSQTRISKLGELPDLAGFLLKSDLGLQPSDFAKIKSPPEEVLEILNTVQPDLEKILEWNVETIEAELRAISDRMGKKLKVVVSPLFVAVSGSSRSLPLFDSMAILGRSVVRQRLKLAAQAVAALVGSK, encoded by the coding sequence ATGACAGTTTCCGGCACAGCTACCGGCGTTCGCGTCCGCATCGCTCCCTCGCCGACGGGCGAGCCGCATGTCGGCACCGCTTATATCGCTCTCTTCAACTATCTCTTCGCCAAGAAGCATGGCGGCGAATTCATCCTGCGCATCGAAGATACCGATGCGGCGCGCTCGACCCCTGAATTCGAGACGAAGGTGCTGGACGCGCTGAAATGGTGCGGGCTGGAATGGAAGGAAGGCCCCGATATCGGCGGCCCCTACGGCCCCTACCGCCAGTCCGACCGCAAGCCGATGTACCAGCCCTATGCACAGGAACTGCTGGACAAGGGCCATGCCTTCCGCTGTTTCTGCACGCCCGAGCGACTGGAGCAGATGCGCGAGGCGCAGCGCGCCGCCGGCAAGCCGCCGAAATATGATGGCCGTTGCCTGGGCCTTACCGCTGAGGAGGTCACTTCGCGCATGGCCGCCGGCGAAACGACCGTCATCCGCATGAAGATCCCGGCCGAAGGCTCGTGCGACTTCACGGACGGCGTCTACGGCGATGTGTCGATCCCGTGGGATTCCGTCGACATGCAGGTGCTGATCAAGGCCGACGGCATGCCGACCTATCACATGGCGAATGTCATCGACGACCATCTGATGAAGATTACCCATGTGGCGCGCGGCGAGGAATGGCTGGCGTCGGTGCCGAAGCACATCCTGCTTTATCGCTATTTCGGCTGGGACCAGCCGGTCTTCATGCATCTGTCGCTGATGCGTAATGCCGACAAGTCGAAGCTGTCGAAGCGCAAGAACCCGACCTCGATCTCCTATTATTCCGCGCTCGGCTATATCCCCGAAGCGCTGATGAACTTCCTCGGCCTGTTCTTCATTCAGATCGCCGAAGGCGAAGAGCTGTTGACGATAGACGAACTCTCCGAGAAGTTCGACCCCGAGAACCTCTCCAAGGCCGGCGCAATCTTCGATATCCAGAAGCTCGACTGGCTGAACGGCCGCTGGATCCGCGAGAAGCTCTCCGAAGAGGAATTCCAGGCGCGCGTGCTGACCTGGGCGATGGAAAACGACCGACTGAAGGCGGGTCTGCGCCTATCGCAGACCCGCATTTCCAAGCTCGGCGAGCTGCCCGATCTCGCCGGCTTCCTGCTGAAGTCCGATCTCGGCCTGCAGCCGTCCGACTTCGCCAAGATCAAGTCGCCGCCGGAAGAAGTTCTGGAGATCCTCAACACCGTTCAGCCGGATCTCGAAAAGATCCTGGAATGGAACGTCGAGACGATCGAGGCGGAACTGCGCGCGATCTCCGACCGCATGGGCAAGAAGCTGAAGGTCGTGGTCTCGCCGCTCTTCGTCGCCGTCTCCGGCTCATCGCGCTCGCTGCCGCTCTTCGATTCCATGGCGATCCTCGGCCGCTCGGTCGTGCGCCAGCGCCTGAAGCTCGCCGCGCAGGCGGTCGCCGCCCTGGTCGGCTCGAAGTAA
- the lysS gene encoding lysine--tRNA ligase, with translation MADNKTENTLSSDATEVRAQKLKLLREQIGDVYPAHFHRTMTNAELGAKYESLEPDVETQDVVTVAGRVYSSRNSGMFMDIHDASGKIQIFSHKDVTGEEARALLPMIDIGDIIGVTGIVRRTKRGELTINAQKIEMLTKSLLPMPEKWHGLSDIELRYRKRHLDIMTNEDSKLRFQQRSKIVSGIRRFMENDGFMEVETPMLQSIYGGATAEPFKTHHNTLKLDMYLRIAPELFLKRTLVSGLTDKVFEINRNFRNEGVSTRHNPEFTMMECYWAYADYEDMMDLVERLFETLALSIHGTTEFDFGDKRLSFKGPFKRVPMPDAVKEATGIDFLAIKTDEEARAAAQAAGFAVEKDWTWGECLAFIFEEKVEATLIQPSHVTHFPKDISPFAKEVPGEPRLVERFETYCNAWELGNAFSELNDPEEQRRRMVEQLEQAHARGEKEKQLDEEFLDAIDQGMPPAGGLGIGVDRLIMLLTNAPSIRDVILFPARRNKAD, from the coding sequence GTGGCTGACAACAAGACCGAAAACACTCTTTCCTCCGACGCGACTGAGGTGCGCGCCCAGAAGCTGAAGCTGCTGCGCGAGCAGATCGGCGACGTCTATCCGGCGCATTTCCACCGGACGATGACCAATGCCGAGCTCGGCGCCAAATACGAATCCCTGGAACCGGATGTCGAGACGCAGGATGTCGTCACCGTCGCCGGCCGCGTCTATTCCTCGCGCAACTCCGGCATGTTCATGGATATCCATGACGCCTCGGGCAAGATCCAGATCTTCTCGCATAAGGACGTCACCGGCGAGGAAGCCCGCGCCCTGCTGCCGATGATCGATATCGGCGATATCATCGGCGTCACCGGCATCGTGCGCCGCACCAAGCGCGGTGAGCTGACGATCAACGCCCAGAAGATCGAGATGCTGACCAAGTCGCTGCTGCCGATGCCGGAGAAGTGGCACGGCCTCTCCGACATCGAGCTGCGTTATCGCAAGCGCCATCTCGATATCATGACCAACGAGGATTCGAAGCTGCGTTTCCAGCAACGCTCCAAGATCGTCTCCGGCATCCGCCGTTTCATGGAAAATGACGGCTTCATGGAAGTCGAGACGCCGATGCTGCAATCGATCTATGGCGGCGCCACCGCCGAGCCGTTCAAGACGCATCACAACACGCTGAAGCTCGACATGTATCTGCGCATCGCGCCGGAACTGTTCCTGAAGCGCACGCTGGTCTCGGGCCTCACCGACAAGGTCTTCGAAATCAACCGCAACTTCCGTAATGAAGGCGTATCCACCCGGCACAATCCTGAATTCACGATGATGGAGTGCTATTGGGCCTATGCCGACTACGAGGACATGATGGATCTCGTCGAGCGGCTGTTCGAGACCCTGGCGCTCTCCATTCACGGCACGACCGAATTCGACTTCGGCGACAAGCGGTTGTCCTTCAAGGGACCGTTCAAGCGCGTGCCGATGCCCGATGCCGTGAAGGAAGCGACCGGCATCGATTTCCTGGCGATCAAGACCGATGAGGAAGCCCGCGCCGCCGCCCAGGCTGCCGGCTTCGCGGTCGAGAAGGATTGGACCTGGGGCGAATGCCTTGCCTTCATCTTCGAGGAGAAGGTCGAAGCCACGCTGATCCAGCCGTCCCACGTCACGCATTTCCCGAAGGACATCTCGCCCTTCGCTAAGGAAGTGCCGGGCGAGCCGCGCCTGGTCGAGCGCTTCGAAACCTATTGCAACGCCTGGGAACTCGGCAACGCCTTCTCGGAACTCAACGATCCCGAAGAGCAGCGCCGCCGCATGGTCGAGCAGCTGGAACAGGCCCATGCCCGCGGCGAAAAGGAAAAGCAGTTGGACGAGGAATTCCTCGATGCGATCGACCAGGGCATGCCGCCCGCCGGCGGTCTCGGCATCGGCGTCGACCGTCTGATCATGCTTCTGACCAACGCGCCGTCGATCCGCGACGTGATCCTTTTCCCGGCCCGCCGCAACAAGGCCGACTGA
- a CDS encoding LysR family transcriptional regulator gives MAFTLRQIQYFVAVAEQGSVTRAAQNLSISQSSVTEALKELETDLGVELFERHPRGLTITHNGHQFLRHATKILASVSDARTSFSGRQSALSGTLNIGVTSLVAGYVLSDLLARYRRACPGVEVSAIEDNGGYLEHLLVGGELDVAVMVISNLRDRMALQAEILETSPYRLWLPMGHPLVSADIISVADIAREPLIMLTVDEIEENTGKLLSALGARPHVAFRTRSVEAVRSLVATGAGVALLPDLVYRPWSLEGDRIESRDVSGSLPVVQVGMVWRKGSSLPQAARDFVGIAESMRSGRMR, from the coding sequence ATGGCCTTCACGCTTCGCCAGATCCAATATTTTGTCGCCGTCGCCGAACAAGGTTCGGTAACACGCGCCGCGCAGAACCTTTCGATCTCGCAATCCTCGGTGACGGAGGCGCTGAAGGAGCTCGAAACCGACCTCGGCGTCGAGCTCTTCGAGCGCCATCCGCGCGGCCTGACGATCACCCACAACGGACACCAGTTCCTCCGTCACGCGACCAAGATCCTCGCCTCCGTCTCCGATGCGCGCACCAGCTTCTCCGGTCGGCAGAGCGCCCTTTCCGGCACGTTGAACATCGGCGTCACCTCGCTGGTCGCCGGCTACGTGCTCTCCGACTTGCTGGCGCGATACCGGCGCGCCTGTCCAGGAGTCGAGGTCAGTGCGATCGAGGACAATGGCGGCTATCTCGAGCATCTCCTGGTGGGCGGCGAACTCGATGTCGCCGTCATGGTGATCTCAAACCTGCGCGACCGCATGGCGCTGCAGGCGGAAATCCTCGAAACCTCGCCCTATCGCCTATGGCTGCCGATGGGCCATCCGCTGGTCTCGGCCGATATCATCTCGGTCGCCGATATCGCCCGCGAACCGCTGATCATGCTGACGGTCGACGAAATCGAGGAAAATACCGGCAAGCTGCTGTCGGCACTCGGCGCCCGCCCGCATGTCGCCTTCCGCACCCGCTCGGTGGAGGCGGTGCGCAGCCTGGTTGCAACGGGCGCCGGCGTCGCGCTGCTTCCCGATCTCGTCTACCGCCCGTGGTCGCTGGAAGGCGACCGCATCGAGAGCCGCGACGTCTCCGGCTCGCTGCCGGTCGTGCAGGTCGGCATGGTCTGGCGCAAGGGTTCCAGCCTGCCGCAGGCGGCGCGCGATTTCGTCGGGATCGCCGAAAGCATGCGCTCCGGCCGCATGCGTTGA
- a CDS encoding ABC transporter substrate-binding protein produces MTNLLKSCTAGLACLSFATQVIAAEPLKALGKGEGAVSIVAWAGYIERGETDKNYDWVTGFEKETGCTVSVKTAATSDEMVSLMNEGGFDLVTASGDASLRLIAGKRVQPINTDLIPSFKNVDERLQNGAWYTVGGVHYGVPYLWGPNVLMYNTDAFKDKAPTSWNVVFEEQTLPDGKSNKGRVQAYDGAIYIADAAIYLMAHKPDLGIKDPYDLTEDQYKAALDLLRGQRKLVSRYWHDAMIQIDDFKNEGVVASGSWPFQVNLLQADKQKIASTFPEEGVTGWADTTMLHADSEHPNCAYMWMEHSLQAKVQGDAAAWFGAVPSVPAACKGNELMGDTGCATNGFDHFDKIKFWKTPVAKCATQSECVPYHRWVSDYIGVIGGR; encoded by the coding sequence ATGACGAATCTCTTGAAATCCTGCACGGCGGGACTCGCCTGCCTGAGCTTCGCGACGCAGGTGATCGCCGCCGAACCGCTGAAGGCGCTCGGCAAGGGCGAAGGTGCGGTCAGCATCGTCGCCTGGGCCGGCTATATCGAACGCGGCGAAACCGACAAGAATTATGACTGGGTCACCGGCTTCGAAAAGGAGACCGGCTGCACGGTCTCCGTCAAGACCGCCGCGACCTCGGATGAAATGGTGTCGCTGATGAACGAGGGCGGCTTCGATCTCGTCACCGCATCGGGCGACGCGTCGCTCCGCCTCATCGCCGGCAAGCGTGTGCAGCCGATCAATACCGACCTGATTCCGAGCTTCAAGAATGTCGACGAGCGCCTGCAGAACGGCGCCTGGTATACGGTCGGCGGCGTGCATTACGGCGTGCCCTATCTCTGGGGGCCGAATGTGCTGATGTATAATACCGATGCCTTCAAGGATAAGGCGCCGACCAGTTGGAACGTCGTCTTCGAGGAGCAGACGCTGCCCGACGGCAAATCGAACAAGGGCCGCGTCCAGGCCTATGACGGCGCGATCTACATTGCCGACGCGGCTATCTATCTGATGGCCCACAAGCCGGATCTCGGCATCAAGGACCCTTACGACCTGACCGAGGATCAGTACAAGGCCGCCCTCGACCTGCTGCGCGGCCAGCGCAAACTGGTCTCCCGCTATTGGCACGACGCGATGATCCAGATCGACGACTTCAAGAACGAAGGCGTCGTCGCCTCCGGCTCCTGGCCCTTCCAGGTGAACCTGCTGCAGGCCGACAAACAGAAGATCGCCTCCACCTTCCCGGAGGAAGGCGTCACCGGCTGGGCCGACACCACCATGCTGCACGCCGACAGCGAACACCCGAACTGCGCCTATATGTGGATGGAACATTCGCTGCAGGCCAAGGTCCAGGGCGACGCCGCCGCCTGGTTCGGCGCCGTCCCCTCCGTTCCCGCCGCCTGCAAGGGCAATGAACTGATGGGCGATACCGGCTGCGCCACCAACGGCTTCGATCACTTCGACAAGATCAAGTTCTGGAAGACCCCGGTCGCCAAATGCGCGACGCAGAGCGAATGCGTGCCGTACCATCGCTGGGTGTCCGATTATATCGGCGTGATCGGCGGGCGGTGA
- a CDS encoding ABC transporter ATP-binding protein, which yields MTSAVRFQQVSRHFGQVRAVDGVDLEIAPGEFFAMLGPSGSGKTTCLRLIAGFEQPTAGHIQIFGETADGVPPYRRNVNTVFQDYALFPHLNILDNVAYGLMVRGVAKAERMKAAADALELVKLPGYGARRPGQLSGGQRQRVALARALVNKPKVLLLDEPLGALDLKLREQMQEELKSLQRALGITFVFVTHDQGEALSMADRVAVFNNGNIVQEGTPQDIYRRPRTRFVADFVGSSNVIAPDLMAALGGQKRWASLRPEAIRLAGDGIEATVEHASFLGAATRLGVDLRGSRLHVMLPAGAPVPDVGAGIRLAWQPADIHYMDDAA from the coding sequence ATGACGTCCGCCGTCCGTTTCCAGCAGGTATCGCGCCATTTCGGCCAGGTTCGCGCCGTAGACGGCGTCGATCTCGAGATCGCGCCGGGCGAATTCTTCGCCATGCTCGGCCCCTCCGGCTCCGGCAAGACGACCTGCCTGAGACTGATCGCCGGCTTCGAGCAGCCGACCGCCGGCCACATCCAGATCTTCGGCGAGACGGCCGACGGCGTTCCGCCCTATCGCCGCAACGTCAACACCGTGTTCCAGGACTATGCGCTCTTCCCGCATCTCAACATTCTCGACAATGTCGCTTACGGGCTGATGGTCAGGGGCGTTGCCAAGGCGGAGCGGATGAAGGCCGCGGCCGATGCCCTGGAGCTCGTCAAACTGCCGGGCTACGGCGCCCGCCGCCCCGGTCAATTGTCCGGCGGCCAGCGGCAGCGTGTGGCGCTTGCCCGCGCGCTCGTCAATAAGCCGAAAGTGCTGCTGCTCGACGAGCCGCTCGGCGCGCTTGACCTGAAGCTGCGCGAGCAGATGCAGGAGGAATTGAAGAGCCTGCAGCGCGCGCTCGGCATCACCTTCGTCTTCGTCACGCATGACCAGGGCGAAGCATTGTCCATGGCCGATCGTGTCGCCGTCTTCAACAATGGCAACATCGTCCAGGAAGGCACGCCGCAAGATATCTACCGCCGCCCGAGGACCCGCTTCGTCGCCGATTTCGTCGGCTCCTCGAATGTGATTGCGCCGGATCTGATGGCCGCGCTCGGCGGCCAGAAACGCTGGGCGAGCCTGCGGCCAGAAGCGATCCGCCTGGCAGGCGACGGCATCGAGGCCACGGTCGAACATGCAAGCTTCCTCGGCGCCGCCACCCGTCTCGGCGTCGATCTCCGCGGCAGCCGGCTGCATGTGATGCTGCCGGCCGGCGCGCCCGTACCTGATGTCGGCGCCGGTATCCGCCTCGCCTGGCAGCCGGCCGATATCCACTATATGGACGATGCGGCATGA
- a CDS encoding ABC transporter permease, translated as MTALTLSSAKTSILPGRSGLFGRMSDVFWRHPKLLLFLMLTPPLLWLGIIYIGSLIALLLQSFFSIDDFSGLVNYEFTLATYAQLLSPTNFDIIIRTVVMAALVTIVAALIAFPIAYYAARYAQGKWKALFYLGVMLPLWSSYLVKVYAWKLILAKEGILTWIFEKLHLAWLLDGILNLPVVGGNSLSVSYLGTFIVFVYIWLPYMILPTQAALERVPGNLIEASADLGATPRQTFRTVLLPLALPGIVAGSIFTFSLTLGDYIIPQIIGSSRLFIGQAVYAQQGTAGNVPLAAAFSVVPIVIMALYLSLAKKLGAFDAL; from the coding sequence ATGACGGCGCTCACCCTCTCCAGCGCCAAGACATCGATCCTGCCGGGACGCAGCGGGCTCTTCGGCCGGATGTCGGACGTCTTCTGGCGGCACCCGAAGCTCCTACTCTTCCTGATGCTGACGCCGCCGCTGCTCTGGCTCGGCATCATCTATATCGGCTCGCTGATCGCCCTGCTCTTGCAGAGCTTCTTTTCGATCGACGATTTTTCCGGCCTGGTGAATTACGAATTCACCCTTGCGACCTACGCCCAGCTTCTGAGCCCGACGAATTTCGACATCATCATCCGCACTGTCGTGATGGCCGCTCTCGTCACCATTGTTGCCGCACTGATCGCCTTTCCGATCGCCTATTACGCGGCCCGCTATGCGCAGGGCAAATGGAAGGCACTCTTTTACCTCGGCGTCATGCTGCCGCTGTGGTCAAGCTATCTCGTCAAGGTCTACGCCTGGAAGCTGATCCTCGCCAAGGAAGGCATCCTCACCTGGATCTTCGAGAAGCTCCATCTCGCCTGGCTGCTCGACGGCATCCTCAATCTGCCCGTGGTCGGCGGCAATTCGCTCTCCGTAAGCTACCTCGGCACCTTCATCGTCTTCGTCTATATCTGGCTGCCTTATATGATCCTGCCGACCCAGGCGGCCCTCGAGCGCGTTCCCGGCAATCTGATCGAGGCCTCGGCGGATCTCGGCGCCACGCCGCGCCAGACCTTCCGCACCGTGCTTCTGCCTCTGGCGCTGCCCGGCATCGTCGCCGGTTCGATCTTCACCTTCTCGCTGACATTGGGCGATTACATCATCCCGCAGATCATCGGCTCGTCCAGGCTGTTCATCGGCCAGGCCGTATACGCCCAGCAGGGAACGGCCGGCAACGTGCCGCTCGCTGCCGCCTTCTCCGTCGTGCCGATCGTCATCATGGCGCTTTATCTGTCGCTCGCCAAAAAGCTGGGGGCTTTCGATGCGCTCTGA